A region of Sphingomonas sp. DNA encodes the following proteins:
- the dnaJ gene encoding molecular chaperone DnaJ, translating into MVETDYYELLQVERTADAGTIKSAYRRLAMECHPDRNGGCTDAESRFKAISEAYDCLKDPQKRAAYDRFGHTAFRNSGMGGNNGAQDFGSFADIFDNIFGEFMGGQQGRRGDHRRGSDLRYDLEIRLEDSFAGREVELQVDTTAPCDPCTGTGARPGTGAKACQMCGGHGQVRARNGFFVVQQTCPSCHGVGETIADPCRSCRGEGRVEKRKTLTVTIPAGVDEGTRIRLAGEGEAGVRGGPSGDLYIFVHLARHPIFQRDGTTLFCRAPVSFTTAALGGCIEVPGLDRQVHEIKIPPGIQSGKQLRQRGAGMPVLNGRGQGDMVIEIEVETPTKLSAKQKELLEAFRETETGEECPNAKGFFQKLKDAITG; encoded by the coding sequence ATGGTTGAAACGGACTATTACGAGCTGCTCCAGGTCGAGCGGACGGCGGACGCGGGGACGATCAAGTCCGCCTATCGCCGGCTCGCGATGGAATGTCATCCCGACCGCAACGGCGGCTGCACCGACGCGGAATCGCGGTTCAAGGCGATCAGCGAGGCCTATGACTGCCTGAAGGACCCGCAGAAGCGCGCCGCATACGACCGGTTCGGCCATACCGCGTTCCGCAACAGCGGGATGGGCGGCAATAATGGGGCGCAGGATTTCGGCTCCTTCGCCGACATTTTCGACAATATCTTCGGCGAATTCATGGGCGGGCAGCAGGGCCGGCGCGGCGATCACCGGCGCGGCTCCGATCTGCGCTACGATCTGGAGATCAGGCTGGAGGATTCCTTCGCCGGCCGCGAGGTCGAGCTGCAGGTGGACACGACCGCGCCCTGCGATCCCTGCACCGGGACGGGAGCCAGGCCGGGGACGGGCGCCAAGGCCTGCCAGATGTGCGGCGGCCACGGCCAGGTCCGCGCGCGCAACGGCTTCTTCGTGGTCCAGCAGACCTGTCCGTCCTGCCACGGCGTCGGCGAGACGATCGCCGATCCCTGCCGTTCCTGCCGCGGCGAAGGCCGGGTCGAGAAGCGCAAGACGCTGACCGTCACCATCCCCGCCGGGGTGGATGAGGGCACCCGCATCCGGCTCGCCGGCGAGGGCGAGGCCGGGGTGCGCGGCGGGCCGTCGGGCGATCTCTACATCTTCGTCCATCTCGCGCGGCATCCGATCTTCCAGCGCGACGGCACGACCCTGTTCTGCCGCGCCCCGGTGAGCTTCACCACGGCGGCGCTGGGCGGCTGCATCGAGGTGCCGGGGCTCGACCGGCAGGTGCACGAGATCAAGATCCCGCCCGGCATCCAGTCCGGCAAGCAGCTGCGCCAGCGCGGCGCCGGCATGCCGGTGCTGAACGGGCGGGGGCAGGGCGACATGGTGATCGAGATCGAGGTCGAGACCCCGACGAAGCTGAGCGCCAAGCAGAAGGAGCTGCTCGAAGCCTTCCGCGAGACGGAGACCGGCGAGGAATGTCCGAACGCGAAGGGCTTCTTCCAGAAGCTCAAGGACGCGATCACGGGATAG
- a CDS encoding glutathione S-transferase N-terminal domain-containing protein, whose product MTDLSAFPITRRWPAVHPDRIQLYSLPTPNGVKVSIMLEETGLAYEPHLVDIGKNETWTPEFLSLNPNGKIPAIIDPDGPGGAPLALWESGAILVYLAEKTGRFLPPDPAARIEAIQWVFFQMAAIGPMFGQLGFFHKFAGREIEDKRPRDRYINESKRLLGVLEQRLDGRQWIMGDDYTIADIATLGWVRNLIGFYEAGELIDYASLRHVPAWLERGLARPAVQRGLEIPKKP is encoded by the coding sequence ATGACCGATCTCTCCGCCTTCCCGATCACCCGGCGCTGGCCCGCCGTCCATCCCGACCGCATCCAGCTCTACTCGCTGCCCACGCCCAACGGCGTGAAGGTGTCGATCATGCTCGAGGAGACGGGCCTCGCCTACGAGCCGCACCTGGTCGATATCGGCAAGAACGAGACCTGGACGCCCGAATTCCTCTCCCTCAACCCGAATGGCAAGATTCCCGCGATCATCGATCCGGACGGTCCCGGCGGCGCTCCGCTCGCCTTGTGGGAGTCGGGCGCGATCCTGGTCTATCTCGCCGAGAAGACCGGCCGGTTCCTTCCCCCCGATCCGGCCGCGCGGATCGAGGCGATCCAGTGGGTCTTCTTCCAGATGGCCGCCATCGGCCCGATGTTCGGCCAGCTCGGCTTCTTCCACAAGTTCGCCGGCCGCGAGATCGAGGACAAGCGCCCGCGCGACCGCTACATCAATGAGAGCAAGCGCCTGCTCGGCGTCCTCGAACAGCGGCTCGACGGGCGTCAGTGGATCATGGGCGACGATTACACGATCGCCGACATCGCGACGCTCGGCTGGGTCCGCAACCTCATCGGCTTCTACGAAGCGGGCGAGCTGATCGATTATGCCAGCCTGCGCCACGTCCCCGCCTGGCTGGAACGGGGCCTCGCCCGCCCCGCCGTCCAGCGCGGTCTGGAGATTCCGAAGAAGCCCTAG